The genomic stretch CTCGTTTCATTGCCAATTTCCATAAGAAGTTTCCCAAAATTCAACTGCAAATTCAGGAACTTCAAACCGAAACTATTCTTGAAAAGCTCAGGATGGATGAGTTAGATGCTGGAATTATGGCGACACCTCTTGATGAAAAAGGAATTATAGAAAAGCCTTTATATTATGAGCCATTCATGGCTTTTATTCCTGAAAATCACCGTTTGGGTAAAGAATCTTTTGTGACGAACTCTGAACTTAATGTGGATGACATTCTTTTGCTAAATGAAGGACATTGCTTTAGAAACAGTGTTTTGAATATTTGCAATCAACCGAAAAAAGAAGATAGCAAGGCTATTAAGTTGGAAAGTGGAAACTTTGAAACACTGGTGAAGCTAAGTAAGCAAGGTTTTGGAATGACTTTGATTCCATACTTGCACGCATTGGATCTTGCTGAAGAAGATCAAAAACTTGTAAAGCCAATTGCTGATCCACGACCTATGCGTGAAGTTAGCATTGTGTATACAAGAGCCGAACTTAAGATTAAGGTAATTGAGGAGCTTCACAAGATCATTTTGAATAATATTCCTGAGAAACTTGCAAACGAAACGGAAGACGTGGTAAGTCCGTTGAAGAGCGCTTAAGGATTAAGTTAAGTTTAGTTTTTGAAGCACAAGTTGGTTTTCCGACTTGTGCTTTTCTGTTTTTAGCTAAGGCTAAAATCGAATTTTTACATTCGCATTTCTCAATATCTCTTTAAAGTATATGCTAAGATTCCCTCTTCGTCCCAAATCATTATTCCTTTATGCTATCCTCAGTTTTTTGTTTTTGGCGGCTTGTAGCCAAAATAACACCGCAGCAGATACAGTTATAAGGAGGGAAAGCACACAGATTAAGGTAGAGAACAAAAGGAAAGAACCTAAGACTTTAACAGAGAATAATGCTCAGGACTTCTTAAAGCAATATGCTGCTGAGCATAAAGAAACCGTGGTTGAAGTAAGCACTCCAAAAGGAAATATTAAAATCCAACTTTACAAAAACACGCCCCTTCATAGGGCAAATTTTTTATACCTAACTAAAAAGAAATATTTTGATGACACTTGGTTTTATCGGGTAAGCGAAGGTCACGTAATACAAGCAGGAAATACCGATGCCGTGGAAACTGTGAGAAAACGAAAGAAAATAGGCGAGTACAAAATTCCTGCAGAAATGGTGGAAACCAACTATCATAAATATGGCTCTGTGGCCATGGCACGTTCGTATTTTCAAAACCCAGAAAAGCTTTCTGACCCCTATGAATTTTACATTGTGCTAGGCAAAAGTTACACTCGGAGGGAGCTTGAGTTATTAGCAGAAAAGCATGAAATGACCTTTACTGATGCACAGTTAGATTTTTATAGTAAGAATACAGGTTCGCCACATTTAGATGGCCAGCATACAGTATTTGGCGAGGTGGTAGCCGGAATGGATTTTGTGGAGGCAATAAGTAAAGTGCAGGTAGATGAAGGGGAATGGCCTGTGGTAAATTTGCCAATTAAAGTAAAAGTGGTGAAATAGCTTAATGCTTTTCAAACACTAATTCTCCAGCTTTTATCTCAATGCCCAAGTGGTTTTCCTTTGGCGGAATAGGGCAAGAGTACTTATCGTTATAAGCGCAGTAAGGATTATAGGCTTTATTAAAATCGATAAGTAATGTATCACCTTCAGGAAGGGTGGCTTCTACATATCGACCGGCTCCATATGTTTCTTCTCCATTGGTAAGGTCTGTAAAAGGAATGAACAAGTAGTCTTTGTAATTTGGGAGACTTAACAATCTAAGGTTTTGATAAACCGGTAAATCAAATTTTTGTGAGTCAATTTCGAAATGGGCAATGCCCCACTGGCGATAATCTGCCAAGCGGTCGGTGCTAGTTTTCATTTTAAAAGGGACACTATCCGGTGTTTGGGTAACCGAAGCTATTATGTAAAAAGTCTCATTGATGGGATAAAAAGCTAGGCTATCAAAGTTTTTTCTGTCTATATCTTTGAGAGGACTTTGGGTAGAATCCCTAAACTCTGCATTTTGCTTTTTGCGCCAAGCCGTGTTTTCTTCAATAATATTTTGAGCGGAAAGCATTGAAGCAACTAAAGTGAAAAGAAGAATTAGTGGGGGTTTAATCATGTGTTATGGATTGCGCCTGTGGCGTTTGTTTATTGTAACCAAACTTAAAATAATTCAATTAATAAAATAAGGAGAGCTTATTTGTGTGCTCTTAAAAATTCACTATGTTTGAGCTAATGAAAAGCACAATGCGCAATAATAATATTTACCATAACCAGTCTTGCAATAAGATGTGGACGGTAAGTATATTGGGGCTAGAGGTGCAGCATATTAAATAGAATTAGATTTATATCAGCATAAACCAAAAGCCCCGAAGAAATTCGGGGCTTTTTTTGTGGTATAAGTCGCAAAGCAAAAAGGCAATGAAGGACTATGTGAAAATTTTGGAGAGCAACAAGAAAGCAAACTTTCAAAAAGTGGTAACCATGCGTGGTGAGGGGCAACCCAAGCTTCAGTGGAATGCACTTAACCTTATTGAAGAAGCTTCTGCACAAATGCAGCATAGACTGAATGATATGCTGGACGACCACCTAAAAATAAAGGTGCCCAATGTGAAGCTCGATATATTTAATGAGTTAGGCACTGAGCCTCAACTAATGGTAAAGGCACAATTGTATGCTTCTAATAGCAGAGAAATACTGCTCAAGGTATTTGTACACGAAGTACAAGGTAAGGGCAAAACCAGAAAATTAGCAAAAGCTATATACCACTTACAATTGGTAAATACACTTAGTGGAAAAAAAGTGGCTTAACCTATTTAATTTCAATTTTGCGTTGTCTGACTTTAGGGTCATGATCATGCCTACCTATGGAAATTATGAGCACTCCGTCTTTAAAAGTGGCTTCTATTTTATCTTCATTTACATCATCCGGCAAGCTGAATGAACGCTGAAATGAAGATTGGTAAAACTCACGTCTAGTGTAATTCTCGTTAATTTCACTGCGTTTTATTTCTTCGGCTTCAATGGTCAAGATGTTTTGATCTACTGATAGATTGATACTTTCACGCTTATAGCCGGGCAACGCCAATTGAATTTCGTATCTATCGTCTAGAGATTGAACATTGGCAGCGGGCCTATAATCACTTCTTCTCATGAGGCTATCTGTAAAGAAGTTGTCTTTGAAATAGCCTGAGAAAGAGTTTCTATTTCGAAGGTCTTCGTCAAATTGTCTAAGTGACATAACTATTTATTTTTAATTAATACTTTGATATTAAAACGGTTGAGTTTATTTCATTGTTCACAATGAGATATGAACTTATAAAGGAATATCTCTAGACAGCATATGTATTCTAAGGTTTGGCACGTAATTAGTAGATTAGCCGCTGTTTTTAAGAAAATATAATAACTACATAATGAGAATAAAAAGTTTCGCAATAGCCCTATCGCTATGTGCTACTATTCCACTTGCGGCACAGGATGAACTGATTGACAAAGTAAAAGACAATGGAGCTGCAGATGCAGAGCAAGGTTTTGAATTTGAAACCATAGTAGATTTAGAAGCTACTCCGGTAAAAAATCAAGGGAGAAGTGGTACTTGCTGGAGTTATGCCACCAGCTCGTTCATAGAATCAGAGATGATTAGAATGGGTAAGGAGCCAGTGGATATTTCCGAAATGTTTACCGTTCGTCAAGTATATCTGGATAAAGCTGAGCGTTACGTACGTCTTCATGGTAATCTAAACTTTGGACAAGGTGGTGCTTTGCCAGATGTAATGTATGTTATCAAAAAGTATGGTGCCGTTCCTCAAGAAGTATATGAAGGGTTGGACTATGGGATGGACGAAAACAACCATGGTGAGCTTGAAAGTATTTTGAAAGCACAACTTGAACAAGTAGTAAAAAATCATAACAAAACACTTTCTCCAAGTTGGAGAAAAGCTTTTGAAGCCACGCTTGACGCTTACCTTGGAGAGTATCCAGAAGAGTTTGAGTGGAACGGAAAAAAGTACACTCCACGTACTTTTGCTGATGAAGTAATTGGTATAAAGCCGGATAACTACATTCAGATAACATCGTTTACACACCAGCCAATGCATGAGTTGGTAATGATTGAGGTTCCTGATAATTGGCTTTGGGGAGAGAGCTACAACGTAACTCTTGACGAAATGGAGCAGGCTGTAGATTATAGCTTAGAGCAGGGCTACACTATGGGCTGGGCCACTGATGTTAGCGAAAAAGGTTTTTCATTGAAGAATGCACTTGCTATAGTTCCTGCTGAGGATTATAGCGATATGACTTCTGAAGAGCGTGAAACAATGTTTGAAGGACCAAAGGAAGAAATGAAGATTGATGCGGAAATCCGTCAAGCGGCTTATGATAACTATGAAACCACTGATGACCACGGTATGCAAATTACCGGGAAGGTGAAAGACCAAAATGGTAATGAGTACTATGTGGTAAAGAATAGCTGGGGCGAGCGTAAAAACAGTAACCGTGTAGGGTACATTTATGCATCTGAGTCTTTCTTTAGATATAAAACTATTTCGGTGCTAATGCATAAAGATGCTTTACCGAAAAGCATCAAAAAGGAACTTGATCTGTAAAAGGGATTGATTGCTTTAAAATTGAAATGGCCGCTCATCGAGCGGCCATTTTTTTTGCGTTAACAAATCGTTTGAGAACAATTATCAAGCGTATTAGACTTAACTATTTTGGCGCTTCATGAAAAATCATGCTGAAAATGCTTCCTTCTCCTTTACGACTTTGGATATCTAACTCGCCATTTTGATTTTGCATAAACTCACGGGTAATTAATACTCCAAGTCCGGTGCCTTTTTCATTCATGGTGCCAAGGGTGGTAAAATCACCTTTCATGTTTTTAAGCTTATCTACTTGATCTATAGACATGCCTACTCCATTATCAATTACCCTTATAATTTTGTCTCCATTTTCTTCAACTGCCTCAATGGTGATTACACCACCGCTATTGGAAAATTTGATGGCATTGTTCACCAAGTTTCGGAGGCAGATATCTAGCTGACTCATGTCGGCTTTCACTTTTAAGAAATCGGGAACGTGAATGTCCAATTTAAGATTTTTAGAATCCAAATTTGCCTTTACCTGGCTTTCGATTTGCCACACCTGAGGTAATAGGTGAACATCTACGATCTTAGTATTGATACCCGTCAACTGCTTTTTACTCCATAGGAGTAAATTTTCGAGCGCATTGCTAGAGTTGTCAATCGATTCGCGAAGCTTTTGGACGATTTCTACACGATCTTTTTTAGTCAAGTCTTCCATTTCCAACAGTTCTAAAACAGATTTAACTTGATTTATAGGTTGGCGTATATCGTGGGTAAGTATTGAGAAAACCTTGTTTTTATTTTTGTCAAGATCTTTAAGTTGCTGGTTGTCTTTTTTCAACTCTAGCTGCTCTATACTTATTTGTTCCTCTTTCTCAGAAAGTTTCTTATGTGTTGTTTTGAGTTTTTTTAATTCTCGTTTTTGCTTAAAGAGTAGGATGGAAGTAATAAGTCCAATAATGAAAGCGATGGCTGAGAAAATGATAAGCCCAATTATCACTTCTTTACCTTTCGCTTTTATCAATATTCTTTTAGGGGAGGAGGATACAGAAGCCTCTAAGGTATCCGTCTTAGGGAGTGTATCAATTCTTGTTTTTGGCTTCGTGGTGGTAAAGGGCAGGGTTACCAACTCAAAGCTTTTAAGCGAATCTTGAATAGTGTTTAATTGTAAAAGAGCTGTTAAGGCTTTGGCCGTATCAGCACTGGCTAAGTAAACTTTATGTAGTTGATTAAGGACTTGTAGTTTGAGCGAAGTAGCAGCAGGAAGATTGTTATGAAGATTTTTTGCCTGTTGGGCAAATTCAATACTTTTTTGGTTGTTTTTTTTCAGAATATAAACTTCTGATAAGTTGATTTGGGCTTCAATACTTAAGGTAGGACTGTGATGGGCATTTGCCCATAATAAAGCTTTTATACCAGCTTCTTCAGCCTTTTGTGGGTTGAGCATTGCCTGCCAATACTTAGACCAATTCAGGTTTAAATTATAAAGATAATCAGGATGTAAAGCTTTTTGCTTGGTTTTGTTCAGTAAATCATAAGCTCGGCTTAATTGACCAAATTCAATTTCAATAAGAGCAAGTTGCTGAAAAATGGCAAACTCCAGATCTAAGTTTAGATCAGCCGATTCCAAAATAGATTTAGCTTTTATTAAACCTTTCTTTGACTTTGAGTATTGCTGTTGAGTAAAGTTGATTTGCGCAATGTGATATTCGGATAGCGCATGGTAATAATGATTATTTATTTCTAAAGCTAGCTTTGTGCTATTCCTTAATTTACTACGTGCTTGATATAAGTTTCCATTTTCAAAATCAATAAGAGCAAGTGTGATAAGGGCAGCACATTGGCCTTCCTTGTTTTTATACTTCTGAAATATGGCAAGCGCTTCATTTTGTAAAGCTAATGACTGATTTAATTCGCCATTTATAAATCTTGATTTAGTTTCAAGACCGAGTGAAGAAGCATATAAAAGACTGTCTCTATTGCGCAGAGCACTTATCTGAATATTTTTAGCAATACGGTTGCTTTCACCACTGGGCATGGCCAAAATACTATCCGAATAAATATTCAGACTATCAGTATTAACAATGTTTTGCCAAAAAAAACTACTTTGGCCATACGCACCAAAACAGAACAGCAAGAATAGTATGTTCGTTTTCAACAATGTCCTCATTAAGCTTGACCGCTAATGTAACCGAGTGTACTCATAGACTGTTCTAATAATAGATAATAGCGGTGTTTTTTTCGATAAGAAACTACCTACAAAATATGCAACCAAAGTGCCCAAAATGTGCGTGGTTTCCAACACCTGATACCCTCTGGCACTGTGAGTATTGCCAAAGTGTCGATCAATTACTAGATAAAGCGGGTGAATGTTCACAATGTGGCTTTAGGCACCAGCAAATTTATTGCATTGAGTGGGAAGGCGGATGTGGTGAATCCAGCCCTTTACTTGATTGGTTTCCGGATTTGGATGCTGGACTGACTGAACTAAATATTACTCGATCACCCGACTAATGAAAAGCGAATTCCAGCCTCTGTAGCTTTCCAATTTATGATTTCCCACTTTATAAATAGAGCTAAAGTTTTTTCTGCCTTCCGAATAGGGATTTTGGCTATTTTGGAAAACTTGCTCAGTGATATTTCTTCATTTTCACTTAAATAGTCAAAAAGCATTCGCTCATGGTCGCCATAAGCTATTAAGTTTTTCCTTTCGCTCTTCGGTGTTTTGTCACGCAAGTAGGAGAGAAGCACCCCGTTAGCCATAAAGTTTTCATCATTTTGCCTTACATAGGCAATCCACTTCTGGTCTTCAGTTTTTGCAAAATGTGGCCGGTTTATAGATGGAGGAACTTCTATTTCTAAAATCAACTTATCCTCGGCAGAGTATACAGTTGAGTAAAACTCGATGGCTGGTTTACAGTAAATATTTGCTGCACCATCTATCATGTAAAATTCTTCTTCAGGATCAATACCAGCAAGTCTACCATTGTCTTTTACACCAATCAGTAATTTGCCACCATCAGTATTGGCAAAGGCGCATAAAGTTTTTGCTATTTTTTGGGAGCTATCAATGCGAAATTTAAAATCCTGCTTTTGATGCTCACCTTCCTTTATCATTCTGTTCAAATCAAACTCGGTACCCTGTATTTGGTCGAGCTGGCGAGGATGATTTGATGGGGCTCCTTTTGAGTTCATTTTTTAGGGTAAAATTGCTTGTGCGTAGCAAGTAAAACTCTACGCAGCAGGAAGTATTATTCTAAAAGTGCTTCCCTTGTTTGGTTTGCTTTTAACCTCCAGCTGGCCGTTGTTTTCCTGTACAAAGTCATTTACAATAAGCATTCCTAAGCCTGTGCCTTTTTCATTCAAAGTGCCGGGAGTAGAGAAATGAGCATTTACATCAAATAGTTTTTTTATTTGCTCCTGATCCATTCCCTTGCCGTCATCACTTACTTCAATATGTACATTTTCCTTTTCCTTTATAGCACGCACGTTTATTTCTCCTTCCGAATTAGAAAATTTCACAGCGTTTTGAAGCAAGTTTCTAAGTATAATCTCGAGGTGGTTTGGATCCGCTAGCACTTTTAGGCCTGGCTCCATTTCTATCTGAAAGTTTATTCTTTTTTGCTCAATTGCATTGGTAAACTCTGCTCGTAGCTCCATTGCAAGAGGCTTTATTAATACGGCCTTTGGTCTTGTTTTTAGATTTGTAAATTGTGATTTAGTCCAGGTAAGCAGGTTATCTACGGTGCCTTTGGTATTTTCTACTGTATCTTTTACCTTTCTAGTCAATTCACGCAGATCTTCATCTTCATTCATTTCATGATCTAAAATCTCAAGGAGTTGAAGAGTTTGATTGAATGGTTGTTTAAGATCATGAGTCAAAATAGAAAGTAGTTTATCCTTTCCTTCATTTAGTTGCCTTAAGGCTTGATTAGTATTATTGAGTTCCTCACTTTTTGCGTTGAGTAACTTTTGCTTTCCTTCTATAATTTGCTGCGAATGATGTTTTCTGCGTAAACTTTTTAGCAGAATAAGTAGAATAATGAGGGCCAGTATAAATGCAGTGCCTATGCCTATCATCACTATTCTATCCTGCTTTATTACAGATTGTTGAAATGAATTTTTTGCTTTTAGTAACTCAGCCTCTTGACTTTGAATTTTATTCTGGGTTAATAGTATCCGCTCATGAATATTTATCTTGGCGAGAGTGTCTTTGTAGGCATAATATGTTTTATAAGCTTGTAAAGCTTCTTTAGGAAAGTTGTTTGATTCTAAGGCCTGACCAAGTATTAGAGCGATATCCTTGTGCAGCAATTGGGATTTTATCGTGTCAGCATATTTTTGTGCAATTTCAGCGTATTCCAGTGCCGCTTGATTTTTACCTGAACTTAGCATTATGGAAGATAAGTGGCCATATTGTTTAGCAATCTCCACCGGCTCGCCAAATTCAATTGCCTTCCCTAAAGCTTCTTTTTGAAAAGAAATGGCTTTTGTATGGTTACCATAATTAGCATGCACCTGTGCTAATAGTTCCAATGATTTAGATTGTTCGAGCAGGTCTCCATACTCTTTTGCTTGATTTAGCGCCAGTTGTGCATACTTGCGGGCCTCTTCATCCTGACCCTCAATTAGGAGTAACTCCGCATTTACATTTTTTATCGCAAAAAGTAACTCATACGCACTATCCTGAATAGCATTGTGCTCAGCTTTGTTCAAGTATTCTTGAGTATTAATAAAGTCACCCAAGTCCATAAAGGTTTGAGAAGTATTATAATATAGGTACGCTAAATTATAATGTAACCACTCACTATTCTTAGGAAGGTAGTCCTCAGCACTTTTATAATAATTAAGCCCTTTTTCAAAAAATCCCATTTCAGTGTATACGTTGCCAAAATTCATATTGGCATCTGATAGATCACTGGAATCACCAATTTTTTGGTATATGTCATAACTTACATGAAGATATTCCAACGCCTCATCTAGTCGATACTGATAAAATAGGGTGGACGATAGTCCTGTGTAGGCATACGCTATATAGAAGCTATCATTTTTAAGCAATGATTCGTTCATCAATTCACAAGCATAATAGCGTGAGCTATCAATGTTTTTGTAAACCCAATCTTCCATTTTAATTGTTAATTCAAGCAAAGTGTCCTCGGTTGATGTGGTATCATCAAAATTTTGCTGCCCGGCACAGGGGATAAGATGTGCCGTAGCAAGAAGAAGGAGCAAAAAGTATCTAATGTTCACGTTACTGCAAGATAGAGTTTGTTAGTTTTTAACCTTCCTAATGTAGGCTGAGTATAAGTTGAGTAACACAAATAACGGAAATTTAAATATGATCACTTGCGGTAAACATCAGAATGCAGGTTTCTGCCTGTTTTAATGTGCACGTAGATCACTTATCAATCTCGTGAAACCAAAGAGGGGAAGGATGATTTATGCTCTGGCCTTGCTCTTGTAGTATTGAGTAAGAATCAACACTATTACAGCACACGACATCATTATGGTAATCATTGGTAATTCTGTGCCATCAAAGAAAAAGCTAATTAAAGCTGAGGCTACAGCTCCGGAAAACATTCTTAGACTGCCGATAAGAGCAGATGCAACACCTGCATTTTTGGTAAACGGCTCAAGTGCCAATGCGGTGGTATTGGGATTGAGAAATCCGAGAAAAAATAAGAATAAAAAAAGTAGAGTTAGTAGGAGTGGCGCATTAAGTATGTTGGAGAAATGAGCAAAGGTTAAAACACATCCCACCAGAAATAAAATAACCGCAGTAATATTTGAAATACTCTCTGTGCTGCGCTTCCTTAGCCATGCCCGGTTCACTTGACTACCGGCAATAAAACCAAAAGCATTTAGTCCAAATATCCATCCAAACTCGGTTTCCGAAAATCCATAAATTTCCATTAATACAAAAGGAGAACCTGTGATATACGTAAACATACCAGCCATGGTAACACTACCAGCCATTGAAAATGTAAGGAACTCTCTATTTTTAAGAACTTCAAAGTAACCTTTTGCAACCTTTCCTGGCTTTAGAGATACCGTTGGGTCAAACTCTTTTGTTTCAGCCAAGCCGCGGTAAACTAATAGAATCAAAACTGCCGAAATAGCACTTAATATGATAAAAATGTATTTCCAGCCAAAAGCGCTGGTTACATATCCACCAATGGTGGGAGCAATTATTGGTGCTATTCCCATTACAAGTAGAAGGGTAGAAAACACACGAGCCGTTTCATTTACAGGAAAAATATCTCTTACAATTGCACGGCTTGCCACCATACCTACACATCCACCAAGTGCTAGTATAAGCCTGAGGGCTATTAGCCAGTCTATGCTTGGTGAAAGAGCACAACCTAAAGCAGCCACAAGGTATATGAAAAGACCTATTAATAATGGCTTTTTTCTTCCATATCTATCTACGAGTGGACCATAGATTAATTGCCCCACAGAAATTCCTATAAAATAGCTGGTAAGTGTCAGACCAACACTGGCCACGTCAGTATTTAGGTCTTTGGCTATGGCCGAGAAACCAGGCAAATACATATCAATAGAAAATGGCCCTAAGGCAGCAATAGCTCCTAAAATGAGAATGATAATGTATTGCTGTCGTTTGGTCACCTGAATTTTCCGCTTTTTAGCTAAGGGGCAAATGTATTAGTAACCTAAAGTGTACCTTCCAGTTTTCAATACGATTTGTTTATACGCTACAATCACAAATATCTATTTGTGTGAGGCAGACCTAACGCTTTAGAGGTTTGAGAAGGTCTTCAAGACCATTTATTTTAATTACATGCATAGTTTGCAAGAGCATTCCTAGCTTACCGTCAGGGTAGCCTTTAGCATCAAACCATTCAAGGTAACTTACGGGCAAATCGCAGAGAATTCGCCCTTTATATTTTCCAAAAGGCATCTGCATCTTTACAAGATCTTTGAGTAATTGGGGGTTGAGGCCGTTTTCCTGCATGCTTAGATTTCTTATTTGCAAAGAAAACTAATTGCACACGTTAGCACCACGCATCGCAGTTTATTATGCAATTTTTAGTTTGGCACTAAGTTTTGACTGTTCTAGCTGTTGCGTTATTTTTCGATATAAAGCATCTTGATTAATTGGCTTAGACAAGTAGTCATTCATACCAATATCCATCACACGTGATTTTGTACTTTCCATTGTGTCCGCTGTCACAGCAATGATTGGGATAGTTTTTAAATCATTTCCAACTACCCCGTTTCTAATATTGGTGGTGGCTTCATATCCGTCCATTACGGGCATTTGAAGATCCATTAAAATAATATCAAAATTGCTGCTCTTAAGAATTTCTAAAGCTTGTTTTCCATCATTCACTACTTCTACAATAGTATTGCTCCAACAGCTAAGTAATTTCTTGATGATCATTTGATTTATAGGGTTATCTTCTACCACAAGCACGCGCGCATTCTTCAAATCATATGGACTATCAGGTAGACTTATTGATGATTTTGGTGCAGCTTTTACCTGATATGGAAGGAAGATAGTGCACTGTGTTCCTTGGTTTGGCTCGCTTTCAATTGCGATAGTTCCTTGGTGTAGATCAACTAATTCTTTTACGAGAGAAAGCCCAAGGCCCAAACCTCCGTAATTACGCTTATCATCGCTTTCTACCTGAGTAAAGCTTCTAAATACAGCCTTTTGTTTAACCTTATCAATCCCTACACCAGTGTCTGTAATGGTGAATTTTAGTTGGCCGTTTTCTTTATCAAGCGGAATGTAATCCATGTCAAAACGGACGCTTCCTTTAGATGTGAATTTAATGGCATTGTTGAGTACATTATTTAAAATTTGAGTTAGCCTTTCGGAGTCACCAATTGCAATATTTGGAGCCTTTTCATCTATATTATACTCAAAATTGAGGCCTTTATTTTTGGCCTGACTAACGATGCTTTTGATTATATCATTTGCCACATCAACAGGGGCAAAGTCTTCACGACTTAACTTCAGTTCACCTTTCTCAATTTTATTAAAATCTAGAATGTCGTTTACACAAGAAAGTAATCCTACCGAGGCATACTTTACTACCTCAAAATTTTCAATTACTTTCTTATCTGTACTTTCCCTAATCATAAAATCAGAAACACCCATTATGGCATTGAGAGGAGTCCTTAATTCATGACTCATATTACTCATAAAGTAAGACTTCAAGTCATTCATATCTTGAAGATGTTGCAAAGCGGTGTTTTGAATTTCCTCTTTTTCTCGTCTTAGATTTCTAATGCGATTGATCATTGAAATAGAGAGGAAGATCACCTCTAAACCGGTTCCGAATTTTGTTGAGTTGGTGGTGATAAAGTTGGTAGGTAGGATACCAAAATTATTTAAAATAAAAACCACAAAACCGGCAACAAAAAAGGTAATACCCAAGCTAAAGAATGGATCCACTTTAACATTCTTGCCGCTAAGGGCAAATACAGA from Owenweeksia hongkongensis DSM 17368 encodes the following:
- a CDS encoding ATP-binding protein produces the protein MNIRYFLLLLLATAHLIPCAGQQNFDDTTSTEDTLLELTIKMEDWVYKNIDSSRYYACELMNESLLKNDSFYIAYAYTGLSSTLFYQYRLDEALEYLHVSYDIYQKIGDSSDLSDANMNFGNVYTEMGFFEKGLNYYKSAEDYLPKNSEWLHYNLAYLYYNTSQTFMDLGDFINTQEYLNKAEHNAIQDSAYELLFAIKNVNAELLLIEGQDEEARKYAQLALNQAKEYGDLLEQSKSLELLAQVHANYGNHTKAISFQKEALGKAIEFGEPVEIAKQYGHLSSIMLSSGKNQAALEYAEIAQKYADTIKSQLLHKDIALILGQALESNNFPKEALQAYKTYYAYKDTLAKINIHERILLTQNKIQSQEAELLKAKNSFQQSVIKQDRIVMIGIGTAFILALIILLILLKSLRRKHHSQQIIEGKQKLLNAKSEELNNTNQALRQLNEGKDKLLSILTHDLKQPFNQTLQLLEILDHEMNEDEDLRELTRKVKDTVENTKGTVDNLLTWTKSQFTNLKTRPKAVLIKPLAMELRAEFTNAIEQKRINFQIEMEPGLKVLADPNHLEIILRNLLQNAVKFSNSEGEINVRAIKEKENVHIEVSDDGKGMDQEQIKKLFDVNAHFSTPGTLNEKGTGLGMLIVNDFVQENNGQLEVKSKPNKGSTFRIILPAA
- a CDS encoding multidrug effflux MFS transporter, whose translation is MTKRQQYIIILILGAIAALGPFSIDMYLPGFSAIAKDLNTDVASVGLTLTSYFIGISVGQLIYGPLVDRYGRKKPLLIGLFIYLVAALGCALSPSIDWLIALRLILALGGCVGMVASRAIVRDIFPVNETARVFSTLLLVMGIAPIIAPTIGGYVTSAFGWKYIFIILSAISAVLILLVYRGLAETKEFDPTVSLKPGKVAKGYFEVLKNREFLTFSMAGSVTMAGMFTYITGSPFVLMEIYGFSETEFGWIFGLNAFGFIAGSQVNRAWLRKRSTESISNITAVILFLVGCVLTFAHFSNILNAPLLLTLLFLFLFFLGFLNPNTTALALEPFTKNAGVASALIGSLRMFSGAVASALISFFFDGTELPMITIMMSCAVIVLILTQYYKSKARA
- a CDS encoding DUF3820 family protein: MQENGLNPQLLKDLVKMQMPFGKYKGRILCDLPVSYLEWFDAKGYPDGKLGMLLQTMHVIKINGLEDLLKPLKR
- a CDS encoding hybrid sensor histidine kinase/response regulator, with the translated sequence MNNYYSKITMRNWVLLPLLLLTSYLAKASQAEPNILDLSSQAQIADVEDNDYSFSHFLKIQDELPFRALTGSNEDLGFTNHHYWLKFPISNPTDRYKDYYFETARPLTDIVDLYLVGKNGKIEKRVSGDQIPFDERDFADHKSIFHLELPPNAELQAYLHLSSDGEVISIPLKLYDTESFIQNASTEQVFYGLFYGMLIFASIFYLFFFISLKERTFMYYGLYVLFIGLLQFSLDGFLFQYLLPSGGWVNSRAVISLALIANFFLIKYAEHFLELKSNLKVVSKIFNVIIALQALTLVGLSISPLALQLSYPMANALGLISILLILGSVFALSGKNVKVDPFFSLGITFFVAGFVVFILNNFGILPTNFITTNSTKFGTGLEVIFLSISMINRIRNLRREKEEIQNTALQHLQDMNDLKSYFMSNMSHELRTPLNAIMGVSDFMIRESTDKKVIENFEVVKYASVGLLSCVNDILDFNKIEKGELKLSREDFAPVDVANDIIKSIVSQAKNKGLNFEYNIDEKAPNIAIGDSERLTQILNNVLNNAIKFTSKGSVRFDMDYIPLDKENGQLKFTITDTGVGIDKVKQKAVFRSFTQVESDDKRNYGGLGLGLSLVKELVDLHQGTIAIESEPNQGTQCTIFLPYQVKAAPKSSISLPDSPYDLKNARVLVVEDNPINQMIIKKLLSCWSNTIVEVVNDGKQALEILKSSNFDIILMDLQMPVMDGYEATTNIRNGVVGNDLKTIPIIAVTADTMESTKSRVMDIGMNDYLSKPINQDALYRKITQQLEQSKLSAKLKIA